A window of Bacillus toyonensis BCT-7112 genomic DNA:
ATGTTGTATTCGGTGGTCCACCGATTAGTGATGCGATTAATGTTGCTACCCCATCCCCAAAGATTGAACGGTGTAAACCTGGTTTTTCAATTAAATCTCTTTTAATAACATTTCCAAGTACAATTTGATGTCCGATATGTTCTGAAATTGTTACTAGTGCTACTGGCACCATTAAGAGTACAATCTTCCACGAAAACTCTGGTGTGTATGTTACAAACGGTACTGTGAAATCAGGTACGACAAACCATTTCGCCTCAGCTACCGGTTTTAAATCTACTAGCCCTTGGAAGTAAGCGAAGATATATCCGCCGATGATTCCAAGTAACACCGGTATGATGCTGAAAAATCCTCTTCCAAATATGGAGCAAATGATTGTAATTGCTAATGTTACTAGTGCTACTGAAAAGTGTGTAATGCTATACTTACCATCCGCACCGTTCATCGCCATGTTCACTGCTGTATGTGCTAAAGCTAAACCGATTACCATTACTACCGGACCAACTACGATTGGCGGCAGTAATTTCATAATCCACGCTGATCCAGATTTCTTAATTCCGATTGAAATTAAGATGTACACCATTCCTGCAAGTAAGCCACCAAGCATCGCTGCTCCGGGGCCACCTGCTGTTTTTGCTGCAATAATCGGTGCGATAAAGGCGAATGATGATCCTAAATACGCAGGTACTTGACCTTTCGTTATAAGAAGAAACGCTAGCGTTCCTAATCCACTTGATATTAACGCTACTGACGGATTCAATCCTGTTAAAAATGGAACAAGCACTGTTGATCCAAACATCGCGAACAAATGTTGTATACTTAAAAATAACCATTTTCCCGGTTTCGGTACTTCATTAACGTCTAACACTGGCTTTTGTTCCATTGTTACATCCTCCTTCAGTTTAAATCTTTGCAATAAAAAAACTCTTTGTGCCTGTGCACAAAGAGTCCTATACTTTCGTATGCCAAATTCGACATATGAAAGCCAAGACCCTTTGGCAGCCTCACAGGACTACATTTAAAAGGGCTTTACTTATCGTATATACTTACTCGATCTTGTTGATCTGTCTCTTGCAAATCAACTTCGATACGCTCTTCACTTGATGTTGGAATGTTCTTTCCTACATAATCAGCGCGAATTGGTAATTCACGATGTCCTCTATCTACAAGGACAGCTAATTGAATTTGTGATGGTCTTCCTAAATCCATAAGAGCATCCATCGCAGCTCGAACTGTTCTTCCTGTATACAATACATCATCTACAAGGATTACTTTTTTCTTCGTAATATCTACTGGAATATCTGAACCTTTTACTAGTGGTTCTTTATTCTTTGATTGAAGTGTTAAGTCATCACGATATAAAGTTATATCTAACTCTCCTACTTCC
This region includes:
- the pyrR gene encoding bifunctional pyrimidine operon transcriptional regulator/uracil phosphoribosyltransferase, whose protein sequence is MQEKAVVLDDQMIRRALTRISHEIVERNKGVDNCVLVGIKTRGIFIAQRLAERIGQIEGKEMEVGELDITLYRDDLTLQSKNKEPLVKGSDIPVDITKKKVILVDDVLYTGRTVRAAMDALMDLGRPSQIQLAVLVDRGHRELPIRADYVGKNIPTSSEERIEVDLQETDQQDRVSIYDK
- the uraA gene encoding uracil permease; its protein translation is MEQKPVLDVNEVPKPGKWLFLSIQHLFAMFGSTVLVPFLTGLNPSVALISSGLGTLAFLLITKGQVPAYLGSSFAFIAPIIAAKTAGGPGAAMLGGLLAGMVYILISIGIKKSGSAWIMKLLPPIVVGPVVMVIGLALAHTAVNMAMNGADGKYSITHFSVALVTLAITIICSIFGRGFFSIIPVLLGIIGGYIFAYFQGLVDLKPVAEAKWFVVPDFTVPFVTYTPEFSWKIVLLMVPVALVTISEHIGHQIVLGNVIKRDLIEKPGLHRSIFGDGVATLIASLIGGPPNTTYGENIGVLAITRAYSVYLFIGSAVFAIMFGFIGKISALIHSIPTPVMGGVSILLFGVIASSGLRMMVDDRTDLSDKRNLMIASVILVIGIGGAVLHVGESFQVEGMALAAIVGVLLNLLLPETKQIKQSKQIAS